The genomic region AGCCGGCGCGCGAAGCCGGTGCGCGGCGAGCCGCCCGCCACCAGCTTCGAGACGTTGCGCACCTGCGCGTAGCCGATCAGCGCGGCCACCGCGTCGCCGCCCGCGAGCGTGACGGTTTCGGCGCCGAGCTCGGCCGCGAGCTTGAGCGCATCGAGCGGCCGGCGCCGCCGCGCATCGTCGAGCCGCTGCGAACGCGGCGTCTCCACGTACACGGCGATCCAGTCGGCTTTCAGGCCGGCGGCGAGGCGCGCCGCCGCGCGCACCAGCGTGGGAGCCTCCGGCCCGGGCCCGACGCACACCAGCAGCCGCTCGCGCGCCTGCCAGATGCGCGCGATCGAGCGGTCGGCGCGGTACTCGCGCATCTGCGCGTCGACGCGGTCGGCGGTACGGCGCAGCGCGAGCTCGCGCAGCGCGATCAGGTTGCCCTTGCGGAAGAAGTTGCGCACCGCACGCTCGGCCTGCTGCGGCAGGTACACCTTGCCGTCGCGCATCCGTTCGAGCAGCTCGTCGGCGGGCAGGTCGACCAGCGTGACCTCGTCGGCCGCGTCGAACACGCGGTCCGGCACCGTCTCCCAGACGCGAATGCCGGTGATCGCGCCGACCACGTCGTTGAGGCTTTCGAGGTGCTGGACGTTGACGGTGGTGTAGACGTCGATGCCGGCGTCGAGCAGTTCGTGCACGTCCTGCCAGCGCTTCAGGTGGCGCGAGCCCGGCAGGTTCGAGTGGGCCAGCTCGTCGACCAGCACCAGCTGCGGGCGCCGCTCGAGCGCCGCGTCGAGATCGAACTCCTCGAGCCGCCGGCCGCGATGCTCGATCACGCGCGGCGCGAGCAGGTCGAGCCCGTCGAGCAGCGCCGCGGTCTCGCGCCGGCCGTGCGTCTCGACGATGCCGACCAGCACGCGGACGCCCTCGTCGGCGCGCGAGCGCGCGGCCCGCAGCATCGCGTAAGTCTTGCCGACGCCGGCCGAGGCGCCGAAGAAGATCTTCAGCCGGCCGCGCTGCTGCTTCTCCTCCTCGCGCTGGAGCTTGTCGAGAAGCTGGTCGGGATCGGGACGGTTCATGCGAGGGGCGCCGCCGCGGGTCGCGGGCGGCGCGTCGTGGGATGTCGCTGCATTGTGGTGCCAAACCCCGGAAAAAGAAAAGGCGGGGCGCACCGGGCGCCCCGCGCCGAACCATCGGGCCCGCTCAGTGCGCTGCCTTGCTCGCGTCGAGCGCGAGGTTCAGTTCCAGCACGTTCACGCGCGGCTCGCCGAACACGCCGAACTGGCGGCCCCGCGTATGGGCGTCGACCAGCTGGCGCACCGCGTCGGCCGACATCGCCCGCGCCTTCGCGACGCGCGCGATCTGGTAGTCCGCCGCGGCGGGGCTGATCTCCGGATCGAGGCCGCTGCCCGAGGCGGTCACGAGGTCCACCGGCACCGGCTGCGAGAGATCGGTGCCGGCGGCCTTCAGCGCGTCGAGCCTGCCCTTGACCTGGTCGGCCAGCGCCGGGTTGGTCGGGCCGAGGTTCGAGGCGCTCGAACCCTGCCCGTTGTACGGCATTGGGCTGGTGGCCGAGAGCCGGCCCCAGAAGTATTGCGGCGCGTCGAACGGCTGGCCGATCAGCGCCGAGCCGACCACCTTGCCGTTCAGCTCGATCAGGCTGCCGCCCGCCTGCGACGGGAACACGGCCGAGCCGAACGCGGTCATCACCGCCGGATACGCGAGCCCCGTGACGGCGACCAGCACCGTGAACAGGACGAGGAGCGGACGAATCAGGGTCTTCATGACGAACCTTCCTTTATACCCAGCCGAGGGCGGCCAGCACGATATCGATCAGCTTGATGCCGACGAACGGCACCAGGATCCCGCCGAGCCCGTAGACCAGCAGGTTGCGGCGCAGCAGCGTGGCCGCGCCGAGCGCGCGGTAGCGCACGCCCTTGAGCGCGAGCGGAATCAGCAGCACGATGATCAGCGCGTTGAAGATCACCGCGGACATGATCGCCGAGGCCGGCGTGGCCAGGTGCATCACGTTCAGCGCGTCGAGCTGCGGATAGGTGGTGGCGAACGCGGCCGGAATGATCGCGAAATACTTGGCGACGTCGTTGGCGATCGAGAACGTCGTCAGCGAGCCGCGCGTCATCAGCATCTGCTTGCCGATCTCGACGATCTCGATCAGCTTGGTCGGATTCGAATCGAGGTCGACCATGTTGCCGGCCTCCTTGGCCGCCTGCGTGCCGGTGTTCATGGCCACCGCGACATCGGCCTGGGCCAGCGCCGGGGCATCGTTGGTGCCGTCGCCCGTCATCGCCACGAGCCGCCCGGCCGACTGGTGCTCGCGAATCGTCGCGAGCTTGGTCTCGGGGGTGGCCTCGGCGAGGAAGTCGTCGACGCCGGCCTCGGCCGCGATCGCGGCGGCGGTGAGCCGGTTGTCGCCCGTCACCATCACGGTCTTGATGCCCATCTTGCGCAGCTCGGCAAAGCGCTCCTTGATGCCGCCCTTGACGATGTCCTTCAGCTCGATCACGCCGAGCACGCGCGTGGCG from Burkholderia glumae LMG 2196 = ATCC 33617 harbors:
- the kdpC gene encoding potassium-transporting ATPase subunit KdpC; translated protein: MKTLIRPLLVLFTVLVAVTGLAYPAVMTAFGSAVFPSQAGGSLIELNGKVVGSALIGQPFDAPQYFWGRLSATSPMPYNGQGSSASNLGPTNPALADQVKGRLDALKAAGTDLSQPVPVDLVTASGSGLDPEISPAAADYQIARVAKARAMSADAVRQLVDAHTRGRQFGVFGEPRVNVLELNLALDASKAAH